From the Temnothorax longispinosus isolate EJ_2023e chromosome 6, Tlon_JGU_v1, whole genome shotgun sequence genome, one window contains:
- the Rpl24-like gene encoding probable ribosome biogenesis protein RLP24: protein MRIETCYFCSSRIYPGHGIQFVRNDCKIFKFCRSKCHAAFKKKKNPRKVKWTKAYRKTVGKELAVDPTFEFEKRRNVPVKYNRELWNKTVQAMKKVETIRQRRQNLHIMQRLHKGRELEQERDIKEVQRDLSLIRSPAAGLKERKKQEEVAEEQEQMHVEEDSGNELEVEAVEAN, encoded by the exons ATGCGTATAGAGACGTGTTATTTCTGTTCGTCCCGGATATATCCGGGACATGGAATTCAATTCGTGAGGAATGATTGTAAG ATATTCAAGTTCTGCCGCTCGAAATGTCACGCTGCCttcaaaaagaagaagaatccCAGAAAAGTCAAATGGACCAAAGCCTACAGAAAGACCGTTGGCAAAGAATTGGCAGTGGATCCAACGTTCGAGTTCGAAAAGAGGAGGAACGTACCTGTCAAATATAATAGAGAATTATGGAACAAGACTGTACAGGCGATGAAGAAGGTGGAAACTATTAGGCAGAGGCGACAGAATCTGCACATTATGCAGCGATTACACAAGGGAAGGGAACTCGAGCAGGAGAGAGATATCAAGGAGGTACAGCGTGACTTGTCTCTCATCCGTTCGCCAGCTGCTGGCCtcaaagagaggaagaaacaGGAAGAGGTGGCCGAAGAGCAGGAACAGATGCATGTTGAGGAAGATTCCGGCAATGAACTTGAAGTCGAGGCAGTGGAAGCGAATTAA